aggcagagccaTGATGGGAGAAGGGCTGGCCAGGGTGTTGTGCCCTCTCCAACCCTCTCGAGGCTTCTAGCATGACTTCTGTACCCAGGCACTTATTGAGCACTGCTGTATGCAAGGCCAGTCCTTCACACAGTCCACATGACACGAAGGGTCCCTGTCCCCCAAGAAGTTCTAGACAGACACAAGCGGACCAGATACAAGTGCTGCGAAGAGATGTTTGTGAGGGTGGCAGAGATttgtgaaggaggaaggagggaggggcataGGCGGAAGAGCTGAGGAAGGCACAGGCCAGTTAGGGAGAGTGTGGAGGTACCAGTGCTGCAGGGAGGAAGCTCACTGGCTGGGAGATCCACGAAGGGAGATGGAGTAGGTAAGGCAGCTCAGGCTAGCTGGGAAGAGCCTCATTTCCTGTCACCAAGCACCAGGAGTTTCCATTTCCCCTCAAGTCTGTTTGTTCTCTTGCAATATTGCAGGTAGAACCTAGGACCTTGCACATAGTAATCAAATCCTCTACAACTGAGCCAGacttgagagaggcagagaaactcATTAAGTCTACtggacagatgaggaaactgtagTCCACTGAGGGGAAGGAATGATCGAGGAGTCACACAGCAAGTCCCCGGAAGTCCAAGTCTTTCTAGAatcctagcccctcactgggggattctaggcaggggctctaccactgaaccacacctccaccttctcactgggggattctaggcaggggctctaccactgagccacaccccagcgcctcactgggggattctaggcaggggctctaccactgagccacacctccaccttctcactgggggattctagggaggagctctaccactgagtcacaccccagcccctcactgggggattctaggcaggggctctaccactgaaccacacctccaccttctcactgggggattctaggcaggggctctaccactgagccacacccaagcccctcactggggggttctaggcaggggctctaccactgagccacaccccagcccctcactgggggattctaggcaggggctccaccactgagccacgccccagctcctcactgggagattctaggcagggggggctctaccactgagccacaccccagcttctTGAAAACCTTTGGAAGTTCTTAAGAAGAGCTGATTCCTTTAGCAAGGTCTTCCTGGCTGCCTTGGGGAGTGAACTGAGAGAGGCAGAGGGTCAGAACAGATGTTGTCCCAGTGAGCAGTGACTGAGTGATAGAGCCAGCAAGGAGTTAGAGACCCAGGCATGAAGTCAGGGTCCATCTGGAGGTAAAGCAGGAAGGACTTTGCTTGGGGAAAGGaaagactgtctgtctgtctgtctgtctgtctgtctctctctgttctcccctctccccctcctatgtctccctctcccctccctcctctcttttgtGGCTGGGTGGCAGGTGTTATGTGCCACGGAGCATGTatggaggacaacttgtggaagtcagttctctcctttctccatgtgGGCATTGGGGATAGGCctcagggtgtcaggcttggctgcaagcacctttactgacataagccatctcactggcccctcaaACACTGGTTTCCAAGTGTGTCCTGGGAATTTTTCAGAGGTGGCTTTCCAGTCTCCACATCTTTCCTCCCAGACCACATGGCACTTGCTCCTTTCACCGACTTAGAGTGGATTCCCAAGTATGATCTTGTTTGTacggttttctttcctttttcttcaggacaggctctgtgtagccctggctgccctggaactcactctgtaactaggctaacctcaaactcagggatctgcctgcctctgcctcctgaatttaaaaatgctttaaagaTAGACCTGGTGGTGCtcgcctatagtcccagcactcaggaggcagaagcaaggatGCTCGAAagtttcaggctggcctgggctgtaCTGTAAGACCCAGTTTCAAACAGTCCAACAAGCCAGCCAGCAAATGGGTAGAGGATGTAGGTCAGTTGGTGTAGTGCCTGCCTAGAATTCATGAGGTCCAGGACAGCAATCCCAGCTCTGTGTAAACTGGAAACGACTGTGGTTCTAAcacccaggaggaggaggcaggaggatcaagaagttgaaggtcatccccaattacatagcaagttcaaggccagcctgtattACAAGAGActcgggggtgggggagagagagagagagaggttgagaAATCTAAATATGTACAGACCCTGAAATCATCAGGGGCTTGGTGCGTGAATGTTCTCTGCTCTAAACTTATAGTCttcccagaaagaaagaaagaaagaaagaaagaaagaaagaaagaaagaaagaaagaaagaaaggaaggaaggaaggaaggaaggaaggaaggaaggaaggaaggaaggaaagaaggaaagaaggaaagaaggaaagaaggaaagaaggaaagaaggaaagaaggaaagaaagagaagggtgaTGGATCCCAGGTCCTCACTGGGACaatgggaaaggagagggagagggtgtgAGGGCTTGTCCCTGCTAATGTCAACCCCAGGCTTCCCCTGGCTCCCTGACCCTGACCTTTCCAGAGTCTAACAGCCCCTGCTCTATCCCACTGCCAAGCCCAGGGCCCTTTTGTATCCAGGGGGCTCTCGAAACTAAAGGCAAGGCTGGGGAAAGGGCTGGGAGTCCCACCTTGGGCGTCAGGACCTTGGACAGGTCTGGGAAGCTCATCTTGCTCCAGTCTGTCaaatctctctgtctgtgtctctgtctctctccctccatctccccgtccctccctccatccgtccttccctccctccctccaaacccacCCTGTGTCTGCATGCTGTGCTATACACGTGGGCGTCGGAAGACAACCTGAAGaattggttctttttcttccagaatGTGAGTTcctggaatcaaactcgggtcgcaaggcttggcagcaagctcccttacccactgaaccatctccacatGCCTCACTCTCCACTGCTAATCTGAGGCAGCTTTtcatggcttcaaactcagtgtGTAGTGGAGGATCACTtggaacccctgatcctcctccctctacctTCTGATTCCGGGATCCAAGGCATGTGCCGACATGCTCAGCATGTTGGGTCTTTAATATGCATTTGGGAAGCCCCTCTAGTGTCCAGCCCCCTCCATAACATGCTCTTAGGAATCTGTTCCTCGCGTTTTGCTGGGGTGATCCCTTTCTCTTCCATGGGACTAATGGGAAGGTATGGGGGAGGCCAGGATAGATGCCCACGCCGCCTCACGCCCGTTTTCTCTCCCCACAGACCTACCCAGCTCAGCTCTCAGTGTGGTCGTGAACCGGACAACTTCATCTCCACCCCTTGGGCCCCACCAGGATCAACTCTGAGTTTCCCGGTGCCCGCTTCAGAGTTCTCCTTCTACCCACAATCCTCCCGTGCTCCACCGCTCACTCACCTCCCCGTTTCCTAGCATCCCTTCCCACAGTCCCCAGCCCCGGCAAGCCCTTCCTCTTGGTCCAGCCCCCGAGGACATTTTGATGACTTTACATAGTTCAATATTTCCTGCTGGGGTCCTGGCAGATGCCAGCACTCCAAAGTTGCGTCTTCCCAACTCAATGCTCTCCTGGGTTATTTCTTGAGTCTTCGAGACTATCCCATCCCGTTGGTCTGTCATCGCGTCCATGCTTACTCCCTAAGACCCCAATAAGCACGACACCTTTGGTGCCCTCATCTCCTGCATAAACACCGCCTtcgtctgtttttttttttttttcctgtgcccCCGTCTTTATAGGAATATCAGATATTCCTATTCTGATTGCTTGCTCAGACACTCCTGTTGACGTTAGTCCCACCTCTTATCTCCATCCTTCCTTGAcgctcttcctcccaagttctCCTTGGCCTGCCACAAAGCAAACCCAGACCTCTGTCCTCGTGAACCATCTCCTATGATGTTCCCCTGAGCCTCCAAAGAGGGGGCTCAGGGGGCCCGATGGCCTCCCGCCCCCCGTGGCCCTGTAGCCCCAGCGGGCCAGGGGAAGAGCCTAGGAAGCCCCAGCGCCCAGGATGGGCAACCGCACGTGGGAGGGCTGCCACGTGGACTCTCGAGTGGACCACCTCTTCCCGCCATCCCTCTACATCTTCGTCATCGGGGTGGGACTGCCCACCAACTGCCTGGCCTTGTGGGCGGCCTACCGCCAGGTGCGCCAGCGCAATGAGCTGGGCGTCTACCTGATGAACCTGAGCATCGCCGACCTGCTGTACATCTGCACGCTGCCGCTGTGGGTCGACTACTTCCTCCACCACGACAACTGGATCCACGGGCCCGGCTCCTGCAAGCTCTTCGGCTTCATCTTCTACAGCAACATCTACATCAGCATCGCCTTCCTGTGCTGCATCTCCGTGGACCGCTACCTGGCCGTGGCCCATCCGCTGCGCTTCGTGCGCCTGCGCCGGGTCAAGACAGCCGTGGCTGTGAGCTCTGTGGTCTGGGCCACGGAGCTGGGCGCCAACTCTGCACCACTCTTCCACGACGAGCTCTTTCGAGACCGCTACAACCACACCTTCTGCTTCGAGAAGTTCCCCATGGAGAGCTGGGTGGCCTGGATGAATCTGTACCGCGTCTTCGTGGGCTTCCTCTTCCCCTGGGCACTCATGCTGTTGTGCTACCGCGGCATCCTCCGGGCCGTGCAGAGCAGTGTGTCCACGGAGCGCCAGGAGAAGGTCAAGATCAAGCGCCTGGCCCTGAGCCTCATCGCCATAGTGCTGGTGTGCTTTGCACCCTACCATGCCCTCCTGCTGTCTCGGAGCGCCGTCTATCTGGGCCGGCCCTGGGACTGCGGCTTCGAGGAGCGAGTCTTCTCCGCCTACCACAGCTCCCTGGCTTTCACCAGCCTCAATTGCGTGGCCGACCCCATCCTCTACTGCCTGGTCAACGAGGGAGCCCGCAGTGACGTGGCCAAGGCCCTACACAACCTCCTGCGCTTCCTGGCCAGCGACAAGCCCCAGGAGATGGCCAACGCTTCCCTCACCCTGGAGACACCCTTGACCTCCAAGAGGAGCACCACCAGCAAGGCCTCCGGGGCTGTCTGGGCCGTGCCTCCGACCGCCCAAGGGGACCAGGTGCCGCTGAAGGTGCTGCTGCCGCCGGCGCAGTGAGCCCCAATCTCACGCCTTGCCCCTCTCTGCTGTGTGCGAATGTCTGTAAATATGGCCGTGTGAATATTCGtaatacaagaagaaaaaatgaggTTTTTGTGTCTTTCTCAGATGTCTCCCACCGTGATCCCCAACGTTCACTTTAACTGGCAGGGCCTGATGGAGGGAGTCTGTCATCAGTGGGCTCCCAGGAGGGAAGTCAGCCATGGAGAGTTCAGGACGAGGTGATAATTAACTGTTTCTAACAGATAAAGACAGAAGAGCTTGGCCTAATGGCAcaggcttataatcccagctgcttgggaggtCGAGGAAGGAGGATTTGGAAGTTCAAGACCTACTTGGAccacaaagtgagaccctgtctcaaaatactaaGCACAACAAAGCCAGGGAATATAGTCCAGCAGTAAGTGTCTAGCTAAAATCCCTggccaggggctgggggtgtggctcagtggtagagcccctgcctagaatcccccagtgaggggctggggtgtggctcagtggtagagcccctgcctagaatcccccagtgaggggctgggggtgtggctcagtggtagagcctctgcctagaatcccccagtgaggggctggggtgtggctcagtggtagagcccctgcctagaatcccccagtgaggggctggggtgtggctcagtgttagagcctctgcttagaatcccccagtgaggggctggggtgtggctcagtggtagagctcctgtctagaatcctccagtgaggggctggggtgtggttcagaggtagagcccctgcctagaattcatGCTGGTGACAGCAATTCTTTGTGTTTTGGGAAAAAAAGAGTATGGTTATTTAATCACAGTCTGGCTTTGAGCTCAtggtcctccttcctcagcttcctaagtgctaggcTTACAGGAGTGAATTGCTGTGCAGGAGTTTCTGAGATTCTACACAGCATCCTCTCAGTCTGGGATGgtgcaggaggatgaggaatgTCAGAAGCAGATGAGGGCCAATCCAGGCAGACTGCCTGGAGTAGTAGGCAGGACTGGCTTAGAAGGAGGCTCAGGACAAGAAGagcatccacccacccacctatccacccacccacccacctatccacccacccatcttccacccacccacccacccacccacccacccatccacccacccacccacctatccacccacctatccacccaccacccatctatccacccacccacccacccacctatccacccacccacccacctatccacccacccacccacctatccacccacccacccacctatccacccaccacccatctatccacccacccacccacctatccacccacccacccacctatccacccacccacccacctatccacccacccacccacctatccacccacccactccgtTGGCCTCAGAGACCATGCCTGGCCTGTGACAACCAGAGCCTGCTCTTGAGTGGTTTAGTATTGACAAGCAAGACAACaactttaattacatttatttcttatgtgGGGTGGGGGTCCTGCCACCTCACTCTTGTGGACAACttaggagtcggttctctccttccaccatgtgggacccaggCAATCACACTCAGGTTGCCATGCTTGGATGGCagcctttacctgctcagccatcttgctggcccctccccctcccgtaTTTATTTGGGACTAGGACCTCTGCCATCAAGTGTTTTCTAGCTGAGCCCAGGCTGGTtctgaactccctctgtagtccataCAGGCCTTGagcatgtgatcctcctgcctcggtttcTTGAATAGCTGGGATTATGGGTCTTCACCACCAGGAccaggttgggtttttttgtggttttttttttttttttcaattgtgtgtgtgtgtgtgtgtgtgtgtgtgtgtgtgtgtgtttaagacaaatctcactgtgtaactctggctggcctggaacttgctatgtagaacagactggcctagaa
The nucleotide sequence above comes from Peromyscus maniculatus bairdii isolate BWxNUB_F1_BW_parent chromosome 1, HU_Pman_BW_mat_3.1, whole genome shotgun sequence. Encoded proteins:
- the Gpr4 gene encoding G-prodeshotein coupled receptor 4, which gives rise to MGNRTWEGCHVDSRVDHLFPPSLYIFVIGVGLPTNCLALWAAYRQVRQRNELGVYLMNLSIADLLYICTLPLWVDYFLHHDNWIHGPGSCKLFGFIFYSNIYISIAFLCCISVDRYLAVAHPLRFVRLRRVKTAVAVSSVVWATELGANSAPLFHDELFRDRYNHTFCFEKFPMESWVAWMNLYRVFVGFLFPWALMLLCYRGILRAVQSSVSTERQEKVKIKRLALSLIAIVLVCFAPYHALLLSRSAVYLGRPWDCGFEERVFSAYHSSLAFTSLNCVADPILYCLVNEGARSDVAKALHNLLRFLASDKPQEMANASLTLETPLTSKRSTTSKASGAVWAVPPTAQGDQVPLKVLLPPAQ